In Aridibaculum aurantiacum, the following proteins share a genomic window:
- a CDS encoding nucleotide exchange factor GrpE, whose amino-acid sequence MEEKDMQQNDTQDISMEGMNINADDSIPGTTHLSEEMTEESETEKLRAELQEQKDKYLRLFAEFDNFKRRNAKERIELIQTAGREVITSMLDVLDDADRAEKQIQTSEDVNVVKEGVQLVFNKLRTTLLSKGLKPMESINSDFDVEKHEAITEIPAPTDALKGKVVDEVTKGYYLNDKIIRHAKVVVGK is encoded by the coding sequence ATGGAAGAAAAAGATATGCAGCAAAATGACACCCAGGATATTAGCATGGAAGGAATGAACATTAATGCAGATGACAGTATTCCAGGTACAACGCACCTTTCTGAAGAAATGACTGAAGAGAGTGAAACAGAAAAATTAAGGGCGGAATTGCAGGAACAAAAAGACAAGTACCTGCGCCTTTTTGCTGAGTTCGACAACTTTAAAAGACGTAATGCCAAAGAGCGCATAGAACTTATACAAACAGCTGGAAGAGAAGTGATTACAAGTATGCTTGATGTACTTGATGATGCTGATCGTGCTGAAAAACAGATTCAGACTTCTGAAGATGTGAACGTGGTAAAAGAAGGCGTGCAGCTGGTTTTCAATAAACTGCGTACAACCTTGCTTAGCAAGGGGCTGAAACCAATGGAAAGCATCAACTCCGATTTTGATGTGGAGAAACATGAGGCGATCACTGAAATACCAGCGCCTACAGATGCATTAAAGGGTAAAGTGGTAGACGAGGTAACAAAAGGCTACTACCTGAATGATAAGATTATCCGTCATGCCAAAGTGGTTGTTGGAAAATAA
- the dnaJ gene encoding molecular chaperone DnaJ: MSTKRDYYEILGVSKGAGADEIKKAYRKVAMQFHPDRNPGDKEAEEKFKEAAEAYEVLSDTDKRAKYDRYGHSAFGPGTGGFGGGHGNMEDIFSQFGDIFGDDIFGNFFGGGGGGRRGGGGGRRATGQRGSNLRVKLKLTYEEIAKGVTKNIKVKKYVPCNTCSGSGAKDKGSVSTCGTCQGSGQVRRVQNTFLGQMQTVTTCPTCNGEGSTITSKCGSCKGEGRVYGEEMVSLDIPAGVQEGMQLSLSGKGNAGERGGYPGDLIVLVEEEAHPTLHRDGLNVAYDLFISFPDAVFGTQVEVPTIDGKAKIKIPAGTQSGKIFRLKGKGFPEVNGYSKGDQLIHVNVWTPQNVTNEERETLEKLNNSNNFKPHPDKNDKSFFEKIKEAFS, translated from the coding sequence ATGTCAACTAAAAGAGATTATTACGAAATACTGGGCGTAAGTAAAGGGGCCGGTGCCGATGAGATCAAAAAAGCTTATCGTAAGGTAGCTATGCAATTTCACCCCGACCGCAACCCCGGCGATAAAGAAGCAGAAGAGAAGTTTAAAGAGGCGGCCGAAGCTTACGAAGTATTAAGCGATACCGATAAACGCGCCAAGTACGACCGTTATGGCCATTCAGCATTCGGTCCTGGTACCGGAGGTTTTGGTGGTGGTCATGGCAATATGGAAGATATCTTCAGCCAGTTTGGCGACATATTCGGCGATGATATCTTCGGGAACTTCTTTGGTGGCGGCGGTGGTGGACGCAGGGGCGGCGGTGGTGGTCGCAGGGCTACTGGCCAACGCGGCAGCAACCTGCGTGTGAAGCTAAAACTCACATACGAAGAGATTGCAAAAGGTGTTACCAAGAATATCAAGGTTAAGAAATACGTGCCTTGTAATACCTGTAGTGGTAGTGGAGCAAAAGATAAAGGCAGTGTTTCAACCTGCGGCACCTGCCAGGGCAGCGGCCAGGTACGACGCGTACAGAATACCTTCCTTGGCCAGATGCAGACCGTAACTACTTGTCCAACCTGTAATGGTGAAGGTTCAACCATCACATCTAAATGTGGATCATGTAAGGGTGAAGGACGCGTATACGGAGAAGAAATGGTGAGCCTGGATATTCCTGCCGGCGTACAGGAAGGTATGCAGCTAAGCCTGAGCGGAAAAGGAAACGCAGGCGAACGAGGCGGTTATCCCGGCGACCTCATCGTGCTGGTAGAAGAAGAGGCGCATCCTACGCTTCACCGCGATGGCTTGAATGTAGCATACGATCTGTTCATCTCTTTCCCTGATGCCGTATTTGGTACACAGGTAGAGGTGCCAACCATTGATGGTAAAGCAAAGATCAAAATACCGGCAGGTACACAAAGCGGAAAGATCTTCCGCCTGAAAGGCAAAGGTTTCCCAGAGGTGAATGGCTATAGCAAAGGCGACCAGCTGATACACGTAAATGTGTGGACACCGCAGAACGTAACGAACGAAGAACGTGAGACATTAGAGAAGTTGAACAATAGCAACAACTTCAAGCCGCATCCTGATAAGAACGACAAGAGCTTTTTTGAAAAGATCAAAGAGGCATTCAGTTAA
- a CDS encoding class I SAM-dependent rRNA methyltransferase — MIKVVLNKKISPRIANGHPWIFSNEVNRLEGEPQAGDIVEVFSHDGKFVGKGYINQRSQILVRLLTRNRAEQIDETFFFNRIQNAWNYRQKIGYSENCRLIFGEADLMPALIIDKFNDYLVIQTLSYGMEVWKDAIVRSLQKIFSPKGIYERNDVPVRELEGLEQKKGFLSEPFDTSIIINENGLKFYVDIENGQKTGYFLDQQDNRRAIQHIVKDADVLGCFTYTGTFEIHAAYYGAKSVLGLDISENAVAQATRNAELNNLQNICTFQAMNAFDVLKQWGKDGRQYDVLMLDPPAFTKSREHINKALSGYKEINLRGMKLIKPGGFLVTSSCTNLVQPEMFLDTIYAAAKDAKRTLRQVTFQAQASDHPIIWGIENTNYLKFLIVQVM, encoded by the coding sequence ATGATAAAGGTGGTGCTAAATAAGAAGATAAGTCCGCGGATTGCCAACGGGCATCCGTGGATCTTTAGTAACGAAGTAAACAGGCTAGAAGGTGAACCGCAGGCAGGTGATATAGTAGAGGTGTTTAGCCATGACGGAAAATTTGTTGGCAAGGGCTACATAAACCAACGCTCTCAAATACTGGTGCGACTGCTGACCCGCAACCGTGCTGAACAAATAGATGAAACTTTCTTTTTCAACAGGATACAGAATGCATGGAACTACCGCCAAAAGATTGGTTACTCGGAAAACTGCAGGCTGATATTTGGAGAAGCTGATCTGATGCCTGCGCTGATCATCGATAAGTTCAATGACTACCTTGTTATCCAGACGCTATCGTACGGCATGGAGGTTTGGAAAGATGCCATTGTTCGGTCGCTGCAAAAGATATTTTCTCCAAAAGGTATATATGAACGCAACGATGTGCCGGTGCGTGAACTGGAGGGACTGGAGCAAAAGAAGGGTTTCCTTTCAGAACCTTTTGATACCAGCATAATCATAAACGAAAACGGGCTGAAGTTTTACGTAGATATAGAAAACGGCCAGAAGACCGGCTATTTTCTTGACCAGCAGGACAACAGGCGCGCCATCCAGCATATTGTAAAAGATGCAGATGTGCTGGGTTGTTTTACCTATACCGGTACGTTTGAAATTCATGCTGCATATTATGGCGCAAAATCAGTGTTGGGACTTGATATAAGTGAGAATGCAGTTGCACAGGCTACAAGAAATGCTGAACTGAACAACCTGCAAAACATTTGTACGTTCCAGGCTATGAACGCGTTTGATGTGCTAAAACAATGGGGTAAGGATGGACGGCAGTATGATGTATTGATGCTTGACCCGCCAGCTTTCACCAAGAGCCGGGAGCATATCAATAAAGCTTTGAGTGGCTATAAAGAGATCAACCTGAGAGGTATGAAACTGATAAAGCCAGGTGGTTTTCTTGTCACAAGCAGTTGTACCAACCTGGTGCAGCCAGAAATGTTCTTAGACACCATTTATGCAGCAGCAAAAGATGCAAAGCGGACGCTAAGGCAAGTCACCTTCCAGGCGCAGGCAAGCGACCACCCGATCATTTGGGGAATAGAGAACACCAACTACCTGAAGTTTTTGATAGTGCAGGTGATGTAG